The genomic DNA ATCTGATGAATAATAATCTGGTAAATAATAACTTTGTAAGAACTCTTACCGCCAAAAAATGTGAAATAAAAAAGATTAAAAAAGACATTAATGTAAGTATTGACGGTGAAGAAGGAGAAAACGAAGATGTTGTTATTGAATTTATCAGCAACAAATTAAAAGTCTTTACTTCCCATCCATAATATTTTTTATACGGCCTCTGTAAAACTTATTACAGAGGCCTGGAACTCTCTCTTCTCTCCCCTCATATCTGTCACTTCACGCTTCTTTACTCTGCCTGATGTATTTATTCTCTCTCGGAAGGGAGGTGTAACTATGGCTGCAATAATTGAAGAACCACTTTATGCTTCTTATTATAACTGGATTACTTTATTTAAAAATATAGAAACACCTATAGGAGAGCTTGCTACTAATATTGCCGGAGATCCGTGTTTTCCGAAATATTCAGATTCCCCGCAGGAAATACTGGATTATATTTACAGTTCCTACCTGCTTTTAGCCGGAGAACACAGCAGTATTCTGGAAACCTTTCAGTATTCATGGCTTTTATATAAGTTTGAAATTGGTGAAGCAATTTACAGAAACGGAAGAATACAGTATGCAGATTCCAAAAAAATCTAAAAAGAATAAAGGCTGTTTAAAACCTTTTATTTTCAGAATATATAAGTTTTTCTGTTTTGGTTTTTTATACAGCCTTTTATATTTATTTTTTTATATCATTAAAGTATTCAAGTCTGTCCTTCATTGTTCCGCAGTGAAATTCAAATTTATGACCGTCAGGATCCTGAAAATAAACAGATTTTTTCTCCCTTATGTTTCTTCCTCTTCCCAGCGAATAGACTATTTTATGTTTTTCAAAATATTCTGTTATATGATCAAACTCTTCTTCCGGCACACTAAATGCCATATGTGTATATGAATGCTTTATATCATTCCGCAGTATGTCCTTTTCCTCGTTCAGAGCCAGCCAGTAGCCGCACAAATCATAATATACCCCCTGTTTCCATTTGTATGCCGGTTTTACCCCGAATACCTTTTCATAAAACTCACATGATTTTTCCAGATTGCTTACAGAGAATGTTATATGATTTATTCCTGTTATTTTATAATTCATTTGTCTCCTTATTATTCCCAGTTTTTTATTTGATAATAACCTATAAATTACTGCAAGTCAACAGATTTTCCCGGTATATTTCACTGCCTAAGCAAAGGATTATAATAAAAAATGGAACTTTCAGAAAAATCTTTATACTCCTTTGATATTTCCCTTAGTCCCATTTTATTTCGTAAAATCTCATATGCAAATTACCGTGTTATATTCCGTCTTCACAGCTTTCCATATTTTCTCTGATTTCTATTTCAAATTTAACGACATTATTCTTCGTATTCTCTATTGCAGATTCGCATAATTCCTCCAGATTCATCTCGTCCTTAGTAAGACAAGCCTCAAGAATGGAACCCGGATTACATCCTGCTGCTGTTAAAATCCGCGGATTTCCTGCTGAAACCTCCACAGCTTTGTTAAACGGCGTTCCTCCGATAATATCAGCTAAAAATAAGACACCAGAATCTTTATTTTCTTTTACCATTTTCTCAAAAGCTTCTTTTAAGTCATCAACGGATATATCCGAATGAAAATCAACAAATTCTACACCCGGGATATCTCCAGCCACTTCCTTTATAAATGATTTTATCCCTGCGGCATAACGGCCGTGACCTGTGATGATAATAGTATTTTTATTCATAATCCACACTTCTTCCTGAAAAATTTACAGTATTTTGAAAAACGAACATATTATAGCCAGTACAAATGTTGTTACGATCAGTGTTACCGGATTTACCTTTTTAAACTTCATCAGATAGTACATTAAGAAGGTATATCCCAGAGGAACAAGCTTCGGAAGGATTTTATCCAGAAAATCCTGCTGTATGGAAATTACATGTCCTTCGCTTATTGGTATGCTGAGCAGCACATCTATATTTATATAAGAAGCAATCAGTCCTCCGATGACTGTTATTCCCAGAATTGTTGCAGCCTTTGATACATGCTTTGAAACATTTTTCAGCTTGTCTATTGCTTTGGAACCAATGTCATATCCTATCTTAACAAGGTATATTCTCGATAAAAATACACCTATATATACAATCAGAAATACCAGCGGTCCCACAAGATTTCCCTGCTGTGCAAACGAGGAACATATTCCTGCCACTATCGGAAGCAGCGTAAACCATAAAAGTGCATCTCCGATACCTGCCAGCGGTCCAAAAAGTGCTATTTTCAAACTATTTATCAAATTTCTGTCTTCCTTTTTTTCCTCAAGAGATATAATCAGTCCCATTAAAAATGCCGCAGCAGTGGGATTGGTATTTATAAATCCCGAGTTATCCTTCATTGCATTTGCCAGACCCTCTTTATCATCCTTATATATTTTTTCAAGTGCGGGAAGCATGGCATGCGTCCATCCCATTCCCTGCATTCTTTCATAATTATACGAAGACTGGAGCAGGGCGGATCTCATTGCCAGTTTCTTTATATCACTGTTATGCAGTATTTTTTTATATTCCATCGCTATAATCCTCCTTGTCTTCATTCGTCAGTCCAAGACTCAAAAGCTGTTCCAGTTCCTTTTCTCTCTTTATATCTTCATAATATTTATAAATTGCTATTGCAGTACCTATAAGAGCTACCGGAAGCAGATTTGAAAAATTCAGGAAGATTGACATAATAAATCCGATAATCAGAAACGGAAGATACTCGAATTTGAACATTATTTTCAGAAGCAGTCCGAATCCTACCGCAGGCAGTATGCCACCGGCTATTTCAAAGCCGTGAGTCAGCCATTCAGGCATTGAATTTACCAGAAGCTTCATCGGCTCCTGAGCCACATATACACATAAAAATATTACTATTCCGTATGTCAGCGATACAATAATCATAGTTATATTTGACAGCTGTTTATATTTCTTGGCATCTGCATTTTCTGCATATTTATCAAATTTTGTAACGAATAATGAAAATGAAGAATAGTAAAACAAGATTATATACTGCATAAGAAAGCTGAACGGCAGTGCCAGTCCTATAGTTGTCTTGACGTCAAATCCGGTAGAATGCGCCAAAACAGTTGTCATAATTGCTGCCAAAACCGGATTCGGCGGCTGTGTTCCTCCTACCGGTGTCAGTCCTGCAAATGATAATTCCACCAGACCGCCGGCCAGCAGTCCTACTCTCAAGTCACCCAAAATCAGACCAGTCAGCGTACAAACTATTATAGGTCTGAAAATAAACAAAACTTCAAGATAAGAATCTAAACCAACTACTATACCCATAAGAGCTATTAAAAGCCCCTGCATTAAAGTTATTTCATTCATAATTTCCCTTTCTGTTTTTTAAAAAAACTATTTTCATATTTTTCGATATATTGTTCTGCCATATCTGATATTCCAAATCAGTTTATTCAAATATCAAATATGAATAGAACAAAATATCAGTATCCGGTTCTGTTCAAGATTAATCATTATATTACCGTATTATAAGTATAAACAGACCGGAGCATTAGTCCAGAATACTGATTTCATAAACCGGCTCTTCAGGAACTTCCTGAAAAAATACATGAACCCCTTTTGATGAAATATATCTTATATCCTCTTCCTCCTGCGAATTCACATGAACTTTTTTTGTTATCTGCTTTTTCCCTTCTCCCGGATGCATATTTCCCACATTCAGTTTTTCTATAGGTACACCTCCGTCGATAAGCTTCCTTGCTACTCCCGGATTTTTGCAGATAATGAATATCTTTTGGCTGTCTGATGCTTTCCCTATTATTTTGATAGTTTTTTCCACAGTAAAAAATCTTATTCCTACTCCGGCATTTTCCGCGGTCATTGTCATTAGCTGCTGCTGCAGTTTATCATCTGCTGCTTCATCATCTACCACTACCAGAAGATTTGCCCCGAGTGAGCTTGTCCATGTTACTCCTACCTGTCCGTGTACCAGTCTGTTATCTATTCTTGTGAGTAAAATGTTTAATGCCATTTTTTTCTCCTTTCCAAAAATTTTTTCGACATGTCTTAAACAATATTACTATACCTCCAAATTCCATCATGTCAAATTTTTCGTTTTTTTCGTTATCAGAATTTTTATATATTTTGAAAATATCAATTTACATATATATTTTTTGATGCTATGATATTTGATATATAAAAAAATATTCATTTTTTTCGTTATCAGAATTTAAAAAATGAATTTTTTAAAAAAGGAGTTTGGAAATTTTATGAAAAAAATTTTTGATAAAGAAGATATTTTCATCTCTTTCAACAAAAAGCTCAGCTCAAATGAAAATATTATATTTAAAAGAATTGTAAAGCACATACTTTTGAATAACACACCTTATATGGAGCTTTCCGAAAATGAACTGAATAAACTGATTAAGCTGGATCAAAACAATAACCTGAAAAACTTTTTTGAAAATTTTATGAAAAAGAAAATTTTGTATAGTTATAATAAGCTGGATTACATAAAATATGAGGGCATGTTTTATATTATTTCATCCTACAGAATAATAAACCAGAAATACTATATTACTTTTTCCGAGGATTTTTATAAGGTATTCAATAAAGAATCCAATGATTTTAAAGTATACAAATTTAACCTCCTCCTGCAGTTCAATGATTCCACTAGCAGAAACTTTTTTATGATGCTCACGCAGAAAAATATTTTAAATAATTTCATCGATATCTCTCTTACCGAGCTTAAAAAAATCCTTGAAATAGAAAAAAACTATTCCAGATTTTATGATTTTGAAAAATATATTCTGCTGCCTGTAATCAAAGAAATAAAAGATATTTCAAATATCGAAATAGAATACGAAAAAATAAAAATATCAAATAACCGTAAAATCATAGGACTTCGTCTTTATGTCAAGGACAGGCTCAATATGCAGCTGGACACACAGGCCGAAAAACTGATGGAAGATATTGAAAGCCTTATTTCAAACCGGCACGGTGCCTATGAGCTCATCAGAAAATACATCCAGACAAAGGGCCTTGATTATGTCAAAAAGAATATCTATTATTCAAAACTTCACTACAGCGGAAAATTTGATACATTTCTTGTGGAAAGTATAAAATATGATTATTTTAACAAAAGATTCAAAGAGAAAATCCAGAATAAATATAATCTGATTTTTTCTTATGAGAAAAAATTTAAGAATCTGAAAAATCTAAAGGAAAGTATTTTTGAGATATTACAGAATTCACGTTTTTTACACTTATCGAATATTGCCTCTATCCTTGAAGATACTTTCGGAATTATTGACGACAGATATCAGACTGGACTTTTGAAGGAATTCGTTCCTTTTTATAATGAATTCACGCATAATCTGGATAAATCCAACGAATGCAGATATGAGGACGACGTATTTCTAATATTTATAGAATTTAACGGAATTTATGACAGTTACATATACATATATAAAAAATACTAGATGTTCAAATGCATATAACAGAAAATAATAAAACCGGATACACTCTGGTTTTATTACTTTCTGCAGCTATATGTTCTTTTATGATCTTTTCCATGCAACATTTACTTTTTCTCTGTTTTATCATGTTCTTTTCCATAATTATGCTTTATCTCGCCTCTCATTCCTTATTCCTTCCAAAGATAAATATATCAAATATCTGTTGACTTTCTAAAAAAATAATGGTAATATCAAAATATAACATAAAACAACATTATATTTTTTTCTTTTATGATTTTTGTGTTTAATTTCTGAAGAAGGGATGTAAAATTATGATTCTAAAAAACGCCGATGTTTTTCAGGAAAATGGTAATTTTTTACAGCATGACATCTTCATTAACGGAGAATACATAACAGATCATAAACCGGAACAAACCGCAGAAGACAGTACAGTAATTGATGCTGACGGTTTATATGCCATACCCGGTTTGATTGATATTCACTTTCACGGATGCATGAACAGGGATTTCTGTGATGCAGACCATGAATCTATCAGAATAATATCCGAATATCAGTTGAATAACGGTATCACATCTATACTTCCCGCCACGATGACATTAGGCGAAGAAGATTTATGCAATATCTGCCGCACTGCATATACATACAAAGGAAACACAGGTTCCGAAATTCTGGGAATTAATCTTGAAGGACCCTTTATCTCTGAATCCAAAAGAGGTGCACAGGATTCTTCATTCATACTAAAACCCGACACTGCAGTATTCAAAAAATTCCAGGAAGCAGCAGGCGGAATGATAAAAATTGCCTGTATTGCCCCTGAAGAAGAGAACGGCATGGAATTTATCGAAGAACTAAAAGATGAAGTAATATTATCAATAGCCCATACTGCCGCAGATTATGAAACAGCAGTAAAAGCATTTGAAAAAGGCGCTGTCCATGTGACGCATCTTTACAATGCAATGCCCGCGTTTCACCACCGTTTTCCCGGAGTAGTGGGGGCAGCCCGTCAGAATGAAAGCTGCTTTGTGGAACTCATATGCGACGGTGTTCTCCTGCATCCAAGCACAATAAACAGTACATTCAAAATGTTCGGAGACAACAGAGTCATAATGATCAGCGACAGCGTCATGGCAGCAGGTATGCCGGAAGGAAGCTACACACTCGGCGGACAGAAAATAACAGTAACAGGAAAAACTGCTACTGTAGATGCAACAGGTGCCTTAGCCGGCTCAGTAAGCAATTTGATGGAATGTATGTGTTTATGTGTAAGAGAAATGGGAATTCCTCTTGGAAGTGCGGTAAAAGCCGCTTCATCGAATCCGGCAAAAGCTTTGAGAATATATGATAAATATGGAAGTATTTCTCATGGAAAATATGCCGATATTGTATTGTTAGACAGAGATTTGAATATAAGAAAAATTATTTTCAGAGGAAAATTATTAGACAGAAGGAGAAATTTATGAAAGTAATTATTGAGAAAGATTATACTGCTATGAGTAACAAAGCGGCAGAAATAACAGCAGAGGTGATAAAGAATAATCCACATGCAGTTTTATCACTGCCTACAGGTTCTACTCCCGTCGGATGTCTTGAAAAACTCGCAGATATGCATAAAACCGAAAATCTGAATTTTGAAAATGTAAGTATATTTAACATGGATGAATATGTTGCCCTGAAAAAAGATGATCCGCAGGGATATTACTATTTTCTGAATCATTATTTATATAAGCATGTAAATATCAATTTAGAAAATACTTATTGTCCGGATATCGAAAATCCTGATCTGGAGAAGGCCTGTAAAGAATATACAGACCTGATTGAAAAAAAAGGCGGGTTCGACCTGATTCTTCTCGGAATAGGGAGAGACGGACACATTGCATTTAATATGCCCGGTAACAGGCTTCAGGCTTATACACATATAGAACAGCTTTCCAATGAAACGATAGAGGATAATTCACGTTTTTTTGAAAATAAGGAAGACACTCCCACACGTGCAGTTACCCTTGGCATTACCCCTATACTCGCCAGTAAAAAAATTCTTTTAATAGTAAACGGGAAAAATAAAGGAGAGGCAGTAAAGAAATTTTTGGAAAACAAAGAAATTACCACTGCTCTTCCTATTTCATTTCTGTGGCTTCATAATGATGTTACTGTAATACTGGATGAAGAGGCAGCTACCTGTCTTAAACCGGAGTATAAGTAACTTTCAGATTATTTTATAAAAAAAATTCATTATAAAAATAAAAAAATTTTTAGGAGGTAATAAAATGACAGACTTTTTAAGTTTCAAACCGCAAAACAATGATTGTGACTTCAAAAGAATTGAATATTTACAGGAAAAAATGAATAACAGAATTCCTGTAATCTGTCCTGAAAGAGCGGAAATAATTACTGAATCTTTCAAAAAAACAGAAGGAGAGCCTGTAGTTATCAGAAGAGCTAAGGCCTTGGACGAGATACTGTCAAAAATGAGTATTTACATAGAGGAAGGAATGCTTATTATAGGAAATCAGGCAAGTTCAAACTTTGCAGCACCTATTTTTCCTGAATATTCTTTTAACTGGGTAATTAACGAGCTGGATGAATTTTCAAAACGTTCCGGTGATTACTTTAATATTACTGAAGAAACAAAAGACAGACTTCGTGTATTACAGGATTACTGGCAGGGTATAACACATCAGGATAATGTCCTCCACAATCTGCCTGAAATAAACAGAAAGGCAGAAGAACAGGGAGTCTTACACAGAGGAGGAATCAGTATGTCAGGTGACGGGCATATTATTCCAAACCATGATCTTGTTCTGGCTGAAGGCTTCGGCGGGCTGGCAAGAATAGCAGAAGAAAATTCAAAAAGAGAAGGACTTACACAGGAACAGAAGGATTTTTATGAAGCAGTAAAAATTACAATGAATGCTGCTCTAAAGTATATAAAGCGTTTTAGTGAGCTTGCCGCCAGAGAAGCTGAAAAGGAAACTGACGAAAAACGTAAAAATGAATTAAAAGATCTCAGCAAAATGTTTGCACATCTTATGGAAGGCAAGGCCGAAAGCTTTCATGAGGCAGTAGAAGCTGTCTACCTCACACATCTGCTTATGATGATAGAAAGCAACGGGCATTCTTTTTCTTTCGGACGTTTTGACCAGTATATCTATCCTTATTACAAGGCTGATATAGATTCAGGAAAAATTTCCAAAGAAAAAGCACTGGAAATCATAACACATTTTTTTCTTATGACTAACAGCCTGAATAAAGTACGTCCGTGGGGACACACTCAATACAGCGGGGGATATCCTCTGTATTCGAACCTTATTGTGGGCGGCATGAAGCCTGACGGCAGTGAAGGGACAAATGACATTTCATATCTCTGTCTTGAAGCAATGAACCTGTCACGTCTTCCGGAGCCAAACCTGAGTGTCAGATTCTGTGAAGAAACTCCGCGTTCTCTGCTAAAAGATTCTGCAAGACTTATAAGAAAAGGATTCGGTATGCCGTCGCTTTTCTGTGACGAAGTAGTAATTCCTGCCATGATGACTCTGGATCTGGATATAGAAACTGCAAGAGACTATGCTTCTATGGGCTGTGTAGAAACTGCAATTCCCGGAAAATGGGGTCACAGAGCCACAGGTATGACTTATATTAATTTTGGTAAAATCCTTGAACTGATAATGAATAAC from Sebaldella termitidis ATCC 33386 includes the following:
- a CDS encoding sterile alpha motif-like domain-containing protein, which encodes MAAIIEEPLYASYYNWITLFKNIETPIGELATNIAGDPCFPKYSDSPQEILDYIYSSYLLLAGEHSSILETFQYSWLLYKFEIGEAIYRNGRIQYADSKKI
- the fosB gene encoding metallothiol transferase FosB, with translation MNYKITGINHITFSVSNLEKSCEFYEKVFGVKPAYKWKQGVYYDLCGYWLALNEEKDILRNDIKHSYTHMAFSVPEEEFDHITEYFEKHKIVYSLGRGRNIREKKSVYFQDPDGHKFEFHCGTMKDRLEYFNDIKK
- a CDS encoding PTS sugar transporter subunit IIA yields the protein MNKNTIIITGHGRYAAGIKSFIKEVAGDIPGVEFVDFHSDISVDDLKEAFEKMVKENKDSGVLFLADIIGGTPFNKAVEVSAGNPRILTAAGCNPGSILEACLTKDEMNLEELCESAIENTKNNVVKFEIEIRENMESCEDGI
- the agaD gene encoding PTS galactosamine transporter subunit IID, encoding MEYKKILHNSDIKKLAMRSALLQSSYNYERMQGMGWTHAMLPALEKIYKDDKEGLANAMKDNSGFINTNPTAAAFLMGLIISLEEKKEDRNLINSLKIALFGPLAGIGDALLWFTLLPIVAGICSSFAQQGNLVGPLVFLIVYIGVFLSRIYLVKIGYDIGSKAIDKLKNVSKHVSKAATILGITVIGGLIASYINIDVLLSIPISEGHVISIQQDFLDKILPKLVPLGYTFLMYYLMKFKKVNPVTLIVTTFVLAIICSFFKIL
- the agaC gene encoding PTS galactosamine transporter subunit IIC, coding for MNEITLMQGLLIALMGIVVGLDSYLEVLFIFRPIIVCTLTGLILGDLRVGLLAGGLVELSFAGLTPVGGTQPPNPVLAAIMTTVLAHSTGFDVKTTIGLALPFSFLMQYIILFYYSSFSLFVTKFDKYAENADAKKYKQLSNITMIIVSLTYGIVIFLCVYVAQEPMKLLVNSMPEWLTHGFEIAGGILPAVGFGLLLKIMFKFEYLPFLIIGFIMSIFLNFSNLLPVALIGTAIAIYKYYEDIKREKELEQLLSLGLTNEDKEDYSDGI
- the agaB gene encoding PTS galactosamine transporter subunit IIB — its product is MALNILLTRIDNRLVHGQVGVTWTSSLGANLLVVVDDEAADDKLQQQLMTMTAENAGVGIRFFTVEKTIKIIGKASDSQKIFIICKNPGVARKLIDGGVPIEKLNVGNMHPGEGKKQITKKVHVNSQEEEDIRYISSKGVHVFFQEVPEEPVYEISILD
- a CDS encoding replication initiation protein; the protein is MKKIFDKEDIFISFNKKLSSNENIIFKRIVKHILLNNTPYMELSENELNKLIKLDQNNNLKNFFENFMKKKILYSYNKLDYIKYEGMFYIISSYRIINQKYYITFSEDFYKVFNKESNDFKVYKFNLLLQFNDSTSRNFFMMLTQKNILNNFIDISLTELKKILEIEKNYSRFYDFEKYILLPVIKEIKDISNIEIEYEKIKISNNRKIIGLRLYVKDRLNMQLDTQAEKLMEDIESLISNRHGAYELIRKYIQTKGLDYVKKNIYYSKLHYSGKFDTFLVESIKYDYFNKRFKEKIQNKYNLIFSYEKKFKNLKNLKESIFEILQNSRFLHLSNIASILEDTFGIIDDRYQTGLLKEFVPFYNEFTHNLDKSNECRYEDDVFLIFIEFNGIYDSYIYIYKKY
- the nagA gene encoding N-acetylglucosamine-6-phosphate deacetylase, with amino-acid sequence MILKNADVFQENGNFLQHDIFINGEYITDHKPEQTAEDSTVIDADGLYAIPGLIDIHFHGCMNRDFCDADHESIRIISEYQLNNGITSILPATMTLGEEDLCNICRTAYTYKGNTGSEILGINLEGPFISESKRGAQDSSFILKPDTAVFKKFQEAAGGMIKIACIAPEEENGMEFIEELKDEVILSIAHTAADYETAVKAFEKGAVHVTHLYNAMPAFHHRFPGVVGAARQNESCFVELICDGVLLHPSTINSTFKMFGDNRVIMISDSVMAAGMPEGSYTLGGQKITVTGKTATVDATGALAGSVSNLMECMCLCVREMGIPLGSAVKAASSNPAKALRIYDKYGSISHGKYADIVLLDRDLNIRKIIFRGKLLDRRRNL
- the nagB gene encoding glucosamine-6-phosphate deaminase, producing MKVIIEKDYTAMSNKAAEITAEVIKNNPHAVLSLPTGSTPVGCLEKLADMHKTENLNFENVSIFNMDEYVALKKDDPQGYYYFLNHYLYKHVNINLENTYCPDIENPDLEKACKEYTDLIEKKGGFDLILLGIGRDGHIAFNMPGNRLQAYTHIEQLSNETIEDNSRFFENKEDTPTRAVTLGITPILASKKILLIVNGKNKGEAVKKFLENKEITTALPISFLWLHNDVTVILDEEAATCLKPEYK
- a CDS encoding glycyl radical protein, which encodes MTDFLSFKPQNNDCDFKRIEYLQEKMNNRIPVICPERAEIITESFKKTEGEPVVIRRAKALDEILSKMSIYIEEGMLIIGNQASSNFAAPIFPEYSFNWVINELDEFSKRSGDYFNITEETKDRLRVLQDYWQGITHQDNVLHNLPEINRKAEEQGVLHRGGISMSGDGHIIPNHDLVLAEGFGGLARIAEENSKREGLTQEQKDFYEAVKITMNAALKYIKRFSELAAREAEKETDEKRKNELKDLSKMFAHLMEGKAESFHEAVEAVYLTHLLMMIESNGHSFSFGRFDQYIYPYYKADIDSGKISKEKALEIITHFFLMTNSLNKVRPWGHTQYSGGYPLYSNLIVGGMKPDGSEGTNDISYLCLEAMNLSRLPEPNLSVRFCEETPRSLLKDSARLIRKGFGMPSLFCDEVVIPAMMTLDLDIETARDYASMGCVETAIPGKWGHRATGMTYINFGKILELIMNNGMDPASGIQLFSITGKNDRNIDFKSYDELWKAWETALKFYSDLAVDCDLVCDRSLKHFDADAFASATINCSLERGKTLKNGGAEYDYVSQSNIGPSVVGDSLAAVKKLVFDDKVITMKQLRDAMDTNFEGIEGAKIRKLCRQAPKFGNDIDYVDNIVADVYESYLALLPNYHTDRYGCGPKGCGYTMSTSNITSYVPNGFDVGATPDGRFAGKPLNEGASPCLGADKEGPTAVINSVSKLPNKKIAGGQLLNMRFAPGALAGEENLEKFVSFIEAARYKNIFHNQFNIVDGATLKAAKENPEEHADLMVRVAGYCALFSTLMPEAQDAIIERTELDWN